A genomic stretch from uncultured Cohaesibacter sp. includes:
- the mutS gene encoding DNA mismatch repair protein MutS gives MSSAGQEKPSSKTPPSAKATPMMEQYIEIKTANPDSLLFYRMGDFYELFFDDAREASQALGITLTKRGKHLGSDIPMCGVPVHAAEGYLERLIALGYKVAVCEQTEDPAEAKKRGGKSVVKRAVIRLITPGTLTEDSLLDASSSNYLAAIARVKAGDEGLLYGLSWLELSTGDYGVLALDHLRLGAELARIDAREVIIADHMLMDEDIRPLSDTVRASFSPVPRAFFDGATAEDRLLDYFGLSTLDGHGHYQRVELMAASAILAYVEKTQLGARPPLNPPQRELSGRTMAIDSATRANLELVRTLSGDKKGSLLSILDKTVTGGGSRMLATRLSAPLAELAPILARQDSVGWFLENSWIREDLLEDLKAAPDMPRALSRLALDRGGPRDMGAIRSGFATVFALMDHLASAHTETALPSELEDARTALSAMPQELGQLLSSALDDEMPLQKRDGGFVRSGYDESLDELRSLRDESRRVIASLQANYAEQTGIKSVKVKHNNVLGYFIEVTANNADKLMTAPLNETFIHRQTLANAVRFTTTELADLEARIASAGAKVVAIELSIFDQLREAILASQDLIKQAAQAIAVLDVSIALARLAEERDYCRPRVDDSLAFDIHNGRHPVVEIALQKDGSDPFVANDCDLSPKDSHLHGRIWLMTGPNMAGKSTFLRQNALIAILAQMGSFVPADSAHIGLVDRLFSRVGAADDLARGRSTFMVEMVETAAILNQAGERSLVILDEIGRGTATFDGLSIAWATIENLHEVNRARALFATHYHELTVLHEKLPRLINATVKVKEWQGDVVFLHQIVPGAADRSYGIQVAKLAGLPDNVIARARDVLQHLEEGDRQSPAATIDDLPLFSVSIQAPEPVETEQDVLRDTLQTIDPDDMSPREAHEALYKLKALLQG, from the coding sequence ATGTCGAGCGCCGGACAAGAAAAACCATCCTCAAAAACACCACCATCTGCCAAGGCTACGCCGATGATGGAACAATATATCGAAATCAAGACGGCGAATCCGGACAGCCTGCTGTTCTATCGTATGGGCGATTTCTACGAGCTCTTCTTTGATGACGCGCGGGAAGCCTCTCAGGCTCTGGGCATCACGCTGACAAAGCGCGGCAAACATCTGGGCAGTGATATTCCCATGTGCGGAGTGCCGGTGCATGCGGCTGAAGGCTATCTGGAGCGGCTGATTGCGCTTGGCTACAAGGTGGCCGTATGCGAGCAGACCGAAGATCCGGCTGAAGCCAAGAAGCGCGGCGGCAAATCGGTTGTCAAACGCGCTGTGATCCGCCTGATCACGCCGGGCACCCTGACCGAAGACAGCCTGCTGGATGCCTCCAGTTCCAACTATCTGGCCGCAATCGCCCGCGTGAAGGCAGGCGATGAGGGGCTTCTCTATGGCCTTTCCTGGCTTGAGCTTTCAACCGGTGACTATGGTGTTCTGGCGCTAGATCATCTGCGCCTTGGAGCCGAACTGGCGCGGATTGACGCGCGCGAGGTGATCATCGCCGATCACATGCTAATGGACGAGGATATCCGTCCGCTTTCGGATACAGTGCGCGCCAGCTTCTCGCCTGTGCCACGCGCTTTCTTTGACGGGGCAACAGCTGAAGACCGATTGCTGGACTATTTCGGCCTCTCGACGCTGGATGGTCACGGTCATTACCAGCGCGTCGAGCTGATGGCCGCAAGCGCCATTCTTGCTTATGTGGAAAAGACCCAGCTTGGTGCACGGCCGCCCCTCAATCCGCCCCAACGCGAACTTTCAGGTCGCACCATGGCGATTGATTCCGCCACCCGGGCCAATCTGGAGCTTGTGCGCACGCTTTCGGGCGACAAGAAGGGCAGCCTGCTCTCTATCCTCGACAAAACGGTAACCGGCGGCGGATCTCGCATGCTGGCCACACGTCTTTCTGCGCCGCTGGCCGAGCTCGCCCCTATTCTCGCGCGTCAGGATTCGGTTGGCTGGTTCCTTGAAAATAGCTGGATCCGGGAAGATCTGCTTGAAGATCTCAAGGCAGCCCCTGATATGCCGCGTGCGCTTTCCCGTCTGGCGCTGGACCGTGGGGGGCCCAGAGACATGGGTGCCATCCGCAGCGGCTTTGCCACTGTCTTTGCTCTCATGGATCATCTCGCCTCGGCGCATACGGAAACGGCCCTGCCCAGCGAGCTTGAAGACGCTCGCACTGCGCTTTCTGCCATGCCGCAAGAGCTCGGGCAGCTTCTCTCCAGTGCGCTGGATGACGAAATGCCGCTGCAAAAGCGCGATGGCGGTTTTGTGCGCTCCGGCTATGACGAGAGCCTTGACGAGCTTCGGTCCCTGCGCGACGAGAGCCGCCGGGTCATTGCGTCGCTGCAGGCCAATTATGCCGAACAGACCGGCATCAAGTCGGTCAAGGTCAAGCATAACAATGTGCTGGGTTATTTTATCGAGGTGACGGCAAACAATGCGGACAAGCTGATGACCGCTCCGCTCAACGAAACCTTCATCCATCGTCAGACGCTGGCCAATGCAGTGCGCTTTACAACCACGGAGCTTGCCGATCTGGAGGCACGCATCGCCTCTGCCGGAGCCAAGGTGGTGGCCATCGAGCTATCCATTTTCGATCAGTTGCGCGAAGCGATCCTCGCATCTCAGGATCTGATCAAACAGGCCGCGCAGGCCATTGCCGTTCTGGATGTCTCCATTGCGCTGGCCCGCCTTGCCGAGGAACGCGACTATTGCCGCCCAAGGGTTGATGACAGCCTTGCCTTTGACATTCACAATGGACGGCATCCGGTGGTCGAGATCGCTTTGCAGAAGGATGGCAGCGATCCGTTTGTGGCCAACGACTGCGATCTCAGCCCCAAGGATAGCCATCTGCATGGGCGCATCTGGTTGATGACCGGCCCCAACATGGCCGGTAAATCGACCTTCCTGAGACAAAATGCCCTCATCGCCATATTGGCACAGATGGGGTCTTTCGTTCCGGCGGACTCTGCCCATATCGGCCTTGTCGACCGGCTATTCTCCCGCGTAGGGGCTGCCGATGATCTGGCGCGGGGCCGCTCCACCTTCATGGTGGAAATGGTCGAAACCGCAGCCATTCTCAATCAGGCTGGCGAACGCTCACTGGTGATCCTTGATGAAATCGGACGCGGTACGGCCACCTTTGACGGGCTCTCCATTGCCTGGGCGACCATTGAGAATCTGCATGAGGTCAATCGCGCCCGTGCCCTGTTTGCCACGCATTATCATGAGCTGACAGTGCTACATGAGAAGCTGCCGCGGCTCATCAATGCAACGGTCAAGGTCAAGGAATGGCAGGGTGACGTGGTGTTCCTGCATCAGATCGTGCCCGGCGCAGCGGATCGCTCCTACGGTATTCAGGTTGCCAAGCTGGCCGGCCTGCCAGATAACGTCATTGCACGGGCCCGAGATGTATTGCAGCATCTGGAAGAAGGGGACCGGCAGTCACCGGCAGCAACGATTGATGATCTGCCGCTCTTTTCGGTTTCCATTCAGGCGCCCGAGCCTGTTGAGACCGAGCAGGATGTGCTCCGGGACACCCTACAGACAATCGACCCCGATGACATGAGCCCACGCGAAGCCCATGAAGCGCTTTATAAGTTAAAGGCTCTGCTCCAGGGGTAA